The genome window TGGAGGCGAGCGCGACCTGCGCCCGAAGGCTCGCCTGCTGCGCCAGCAGCGAGTCCATGCGCCGCTTCAGGGCCGCGGCCGTGGCCTCGTTCGAGCGCAGCTCGGCCTCGGCCGTGCGCATGGCCGTGGTCGCGGTGTCCAGCTCGGCCTGGGCCGCCGCGCCCTGCTTGACGAGCTGCGTGTAGCGCGAGAGGTCGAGCTGCGCCTGGTCGCGCTGCGCCATGGCCTGCTGCGCCTTGCGCACCGCGGCCTCCTGCTCCTTCTGCGCCTGCGCGATGGACTGCTCGAGACTCGCGAGCTCAGACTCGGCGCTCGTCACCCGGCTCGAGGTCTGCGAAAGCTCCAGCGGCACCCCGAGCTGCAGGGCCGCAAGGCTGCTCTGTGCGGAGGCCAGGTCCGCCCTGGCCTGGGCCAGGGCCACGCGCAGGTCCGTGGGATCGAGCTCCACGAGCACGTCCCCGGCCTTGACCCGCTGGTTGTCCTCCACCGTCACGCGCGTCACGTAGCCCGAGACGCGGGGCGTGACCGTGTAGATGTAGCCGTCCACGAAGGCGTCGTCCGTGTCCACCTGGCCGCGCGTGAGAAAGAAGTAGATTCCCACGCCCACGAGCGCGAGCAGCACCGCGACCGCCAGGGCGACCCGCTTGCGGGAGAGCCGCCGCTCCCCGTCCTCCGTCTCCTTGGTGAAGAACGCGCGTACCTTGCCGAGCATCAGCGCTCCCCGCCCGGCAGGGCGGCGCACATGGCGGGATAGACTCCGAAGCCGTCCGGGACGGAAACCGCGCGCGGGTCGTGATCCATGGCGAAAAATCCTCCGGCTAGTATGGCACAATTACTTGTCCGACCAACCACTGTCAACGCGCTCGGCGCCGGAAACGAGGAGGGGGAGGCTCCGGCAGGCCGGAACCTCCCCGATGGCGGGACGTGAGGCGGCGAGAGGCGGACGGCGGGAGGATCAGGCGGGACGGACCACCCCGGCCACGGCCGAGGCGAAGCCCGCCCTGCCCTTGACGGCGTAGGTCTCGTACAGCGACTCGATGGTCGCCTGGGAGAAGACGTAGTTGCGGAAGTTGTTGAAATGCTTCGACGAGGCGGACACGTCGTCGATGCCGTAGCGCTCCTTGGCCAAGTCCCCGAGCTCCGCGATCATGGCCTTGGCCGCGGGCACCGTGAAGACCCAGTCGTGGTCGCCCAGATGGCAGACGAAGCCCTCCATGCGCCTGGGCAGGGGCAGGGTCGCGCCGCCCGGGGCCAGGAGCCCGGCCTTCTCCGGGTCCACGCCCACGATGATGGAGGCGGCCTTCAGCCACCCCACCACCTGGGCCTCGTCCGCGGGCGAGCCGGGGTGGTTGTGCGCGCAGGCCTGGGCCACCACCATCCGCGCGGGCACGCCGCGCACGATGCTCTCGGCCACGCCGAGCACGTGGTGCTCGCCCGTGCCCGCAAGCGAAAGCTCCGTGCGGCACGCGCCGCTGCCTTCCCACTGGAAGACCCAGGGCTTGTGCAGGTCGTGCAGCATCTGCGACACCACCACCGTGTCGCGGTCCAGGGCGAAGCCGTAGACGTCCTTGTAGCTCGCGTAGATCGCCTCGGAGATGTGCAGGTTGGCCGCCGTGTGCGTGACCAGGCCGCCCGGATAGGCATGGTGGCTCGTCCAGCCGCTGCCCGTGGAGCTCATGAAGGGCTGCGAGGC of Desulfovibrio sp. X2 contains these proteins:
- a CDS encoding HlyD family secretion protein — its product is MLGKVRAFFTKETEDGERRLSRKRVALAVAVLLALVGVGIYFFLTRGQVDTDDAFVDGYIYTVTPRVSGYVTRVTVEDNQRVKAGDVLVELDPTDLRVALAQARADLASAQSSLAALQLGVPLELSQTSSRVTSAESELASLEQSIAQAQKEQEAAVRKAQQAMAQRDQAQLDLSRYTQLVKQGAAAQAELDTATTAMRTAEAELRSNEATAAALKRRMDSLLAQQASLRAQVALASTGKEQAVIKDKQALAQEALVELSRQRVRQAELNLGYTEIVSPVDGYVSKRVVDPGQMVDPGQALLSVVPLDPRVLWITANYKETQLTDVRPGQKVSIEVDTYPDRTLTGRVDSIMSGTGAVFSLFPPENASGNYVKIVQRIPVKIVLDTDGQKIPELRIGMSVVPVIYTR